A segment of the Asterias amurensis chromosome 11, ASM3211899v1 genome:
CCCAAAGGTTGTAGCTTCACATCCCACTCTAATCAACTTGTTTAATGATTAACcccaaataaagaaaacaaaagtacacacttaagcccctttcacacaagagcaatttagcaagggtcccttgctcaACTTGGcttagcatggttgtacaatAGCAATGTTGAAAAACCTGTTGTCATTTCACACAcggtacattttgtaaagttttacaaCCAAGCTAGGGGCTTTAAACGTTACAATATTTACAAGGTGCAATTATACTCACTCTGAGATGTGGAGAAAGATATTATCCGTGCTGCCCTCAACGTCTGGTCGGATAAAGCCATGACCTTTACTCTTGGAAAAGTCCACTATGATGCCGTGTTTGTTTGCACCTTGGGCGGCTAAGCTGGTCCTGTAGGAAAAATCATGGTCAATATCCAACATTAAGATTCAGACTTAGTTCTCCTTCCATAAGGCTTATcacgaatagcaaaatatataTAGGGGGCGTGTTTaacccacacaaagatataggcCATGCGTGCGCACGTCGTGCATGAGAACATACACCGCGGTAGCAAATGCCCCATCTGCCTACCCataatgcattgcggttctgaatcgcgataaaccttattacaAGCTGACTTTAGAAAACTACTTAAATATTAAACTATATCAAGCCTTATTCATCCCCAAACCATCCTTTCAAaacacaacatttgtttttcaaagatcAGTATCCGCACTTCATGTGAACCAACATCAGGGTTGAGCATCACTGCTGACAAAAAGCTTGAAAATCTTATCTGAATTTAGGGAGGTACCGTGTATTTTGAATTGATGGTATTGCAACCTTTTTGGTAACCCCTTGGGTTTAGAATTATTTGAAGTAAAACAACGGCTACTTTTTTCACCAGGcagacataaaaaaaatacctgaaTTCGGAAAATTCTTAAATTTCTCATCCctgcatatttttttatttgacattCTAAGTAATCAAAAAAGCGCGAGTTGAATagggaaaaatatagcgctccTGCGTACCATATCGAACGAGGCCGAAGGCTCGATgaggagggggaggaggagaggaggggggggggggttccacaATACCACAGGGATTGTAAAGCTACTATTTTATTTACTGGACCTGCACTTTTTTTTCTCGGGTCAGAGGAATAGGTTACTATTGTAAGAGCCTGATACTTACATGGATTCTGTTCTTGTTCTCCTTGTAATGATTGGACTAGGAATTAAAAACATTGGGAGACTTCCctgacgtttctcacaatctccTCCACTTTCAACTTGGGTTCCTTCGGCTGCCATCTTGTTGGATCTCACAGTACAGCTCTTTACAAACTCAAGTTATGAAGTTCCTCTGTAAGTACACAAACAAATGACAAagcttgtaaaaataacaaagcagGCCACGATCTAACCCACAGCACCTAacgcaattgccgtggtgccctgtactttttctgtggtgccctttgcaaagtttcaatacaagacattttcctcatagaagtgcctcTTTGTTAGCAGAGAAATGTtgtgctgtgccccttcaagagcaaagtttaaGGCATGTAAAAATTTTATGAAATGTAGCGCTCTATGCCAAAACCAAgcattttgtttgtgacattttttATAACCCAACTAGGTTTATGTGttcataaaatgaaatgaaaagaagAAGTCTGCATGCTTTAGTCTTGCccacaattcaattcaatgtttattgtccataaaatggaaatttgaaagtaaaacaatatttacactATAAAACTTATTTATACAAGGCCAAAGGGCATTATCCAAAAACTTAATTCATAAAAgacaaaaagaaagaacaagatttgtttttgtaactAGCCCGATGAATGAGTTCATAAAGTTTACCATTTTATCTACCCCATCACCCAAGCAAGAGTCAGAgcacttctagaaactatatttTATAAGGctctcacgggggagcctttatagtttctagaagtagagtCAAAGATGACCACTTTGTGACTTTCTGAACTGGAAATTCTCAAAATGAAATCAAAACGGTCTGATAAAAAAGGAACAGGAAGTCATGTTTTGTGAGAGTTGTGGCATTATACGGAAAGTTATAATCCAAGTAaacgccccccaaaaaaattataacaataattattaataataaaaataataataaaaaatacatgtgcGAACTTGTTATGACGTTCTGATATATCTTTACTGTGTGTTTAGGCCTTCCAAGGCGTTTTCATGCAGTATAAAAACTATAATTTCTGAAGATTCTGAAGATtcactctttgacaattagaaTAAAGTTAGAATAGAACAAAGGTAGCGCTAACTACACACAGTACACAAGTGTGAGTGTGACTGTTTTCATGTGGTGGGCTAACTCCAGTCCTACCTAGAAAAAGTAGAACTATGACTATGAGGTtctcgttccgctatcgtcttaGATAGCGGACAAACAAACCTCAGTTCTAGGAGTAACTTGGGCTAGTTTGTTTTCAGTGCACTCGCTCCCCACAGTACTGACTACCTGTAGTGTACACAGCCTGTGCCTCGCCCGGGTGGCGGTGCAGGATGGACTCTAGTCAAGTGTAGTAAACATAGTATGATACTTTTTTTGATAGTTCAATTCATAGTCATTTGAATATGCCAATTTATCGAGAATCTCGAGATAAACCTCCGCTCTGGTTCAGACAGTAACTCTAGAATAGAAGAGaaagttttaaaacaacaacacgTTTACTTACCACTTATGGGCACTCCAATATTTCCGATTAGTTGACAGTCAAAGAAGAAAGAAAGAGCCTATCGAAACAAAAACATGCAGTGCCCTCTCTCCGATCCGTACAGTAAAATGCGCATGCGCCAAGCACTGTATTCAACTTCTCACAAGTCCTCTTTTATTGAGGTGTTCTGTAGTCTTTCTTGTTTACCTTTCACGAGCCTGTTATGCCGGTTCATGGGCTAAGCCAGGTATAGTGTGTATACGGCAGCTGTGCGAGAaaggcaaacaaacaaatcttgcaacAAGACTAGCTTCAGCTCGGTCTCCTTTTATTTCTGTGAGAATCGGGAGTTATCATGGCGCGCCACTAGTTACCGACTTAAACTAGTTTATGTTTGGATTTTGAGTTGACCTCGACTGACACAGTGTGCACATGCATCGTTTACCTTGTTCTTTTTACTCTGAACTTGGATTGAACAATATTTACTGTGACTCGTGACCACTGACCTGCTGTGGCAAAGTGTCATAAAATTAATGATCGATTATCCATCTGGTGCATGGCACTCTCGAATCGGGTGCTTTTGATTTGGGGACAAATTGAAAGCAGGGCAGATTTGAGATTATCACAAATTAGCAGGAAGGGTTCTGCTGGCTATGTAAACAACACAAATTAAAGATGAAAGTATTTAGATTTTTGCTCGTGTTGTGCTCTTTTCTATTGGAAACCCAAGCCTTGGGTGCGACTGGTAAAAGAAATGCCTTGGTCATTATAGGTGAGTATAATGTTAAACATTTAGattctaattttaaaaagttaaacaatcttttgcatttaatttttaaaatttaatgatTAAATATTCCCGTCCCTCAATTAGCCCacataactttccgtatggcgccaccactttcactaatttttacaaaaagggatatctcattgaggtaagttagatattatattatttcatatatcGAATGggaaagtggtggcgccatacagaattTTTCCTACATTACTGATATTGACTGAATGAGTTACAACTATTTTTACTCAACCTGCTTTTTCAATAGAGCGGTATACATGTAGCTAGAGTTATGAGGGGAAGTGAGATTTGATTATCCATGcagagggcccaatttcatgaagcttttcggataaaatgtttaaaagcagaaaatactgcttagatAATTAGAAAAATTAGTTGGGCACCAGTTCAACAACGTAAACTTTATTATGGAAAGTTTGCTAGTagttagcccaggttggactcctccacTGCATACAACGCGACGTCCTACCCAGGTAGTAagtttgtgttgtacaaaaatgttctgagctaagcaagtttttaatgtgtttttttatacaggttttatgaaatttggcccaggttggTGGACTCGACCATTACATACAATAAGGCAGTGCAGTGTTGCATACAGAGAGTGGCATCCTACCACCTGGTCGGGATGTAGTTGTGATGATCGTAACCCTCCCTCCTCCTAACAGTCGGACCTCCAGTCTTCGATCGTCatgaggatggagggttacgatcATCACAACTAGTCGGGATGATAAACCATGATTAATATTAACAAACAGTTGAGCTTaacaaatttgtctttatttcaTCAATCAGCGGACGATGCAGGTTTTGAAACTCAAGTATACAACAACAGCGTTTGTAAGACGCCCAACATCAACCAGCTAGCACACAGCAGTGTAGTCATCCGCCATGCATATACATCGGTCAGTAGCTGTTCTCCCAGTCGGTCAGCCATTCTGACCGGCTTACCACAGCATCAGAATGGAATGTTTGGCCTGGAGCACAGTCCCCATCACTTCCGCTCCTATGATGACGCACTGACTCTACCTGTTATACTCAAGCCAGCTGGGATCAAAACAGGTGCTTTGTCAAAACAAGTCGTAGATAATTTCATCTAATTTTAGATTTGAATTAGTCGAGTCTATGAGATGATCTTCTCGTCAAGGCAACTCTGCAAACTACCTCAATGGGATAAGGcctaaacaccaagctggcaacagcccaTCTCCCTCATACAGACAttgcaatgtttgtatgaggaaATTGCTGGTTGAACGTCTTGCACAAGTAGAggaattgtgattcagtaactaggcgacaatacttattctggTCATTGTGAAACTTACATTCTTTTTATTGCAGCAGTGTTGAAGTCGAATCTTGGAGGTCTGAGACCTTGACCGAAACCTTGATATCCGAGACCAAGACTAACCCTCCCAAGGTGGGGACCAGCCCTTATAAACTTTAGTATGAGACGAGACCCAAGACCGCAAAAAAGTTTGGGCTATTAAAAATCCAACTAATTGGAACAAAACCAAGGAAGCATATTGCAGGATTTGGATTTTCAGGTTTAATTAAGCTGACTGAAATGAATTTTGCAGATTTTGCGTTCCTTGTTCAACTGTTCTTGTTTCtgatataattttttaaattattttgttaaaatcatTGCAGGAATCATTGGCAAAAAGCATGTTGCCCCCGCAACTGTCTTTAAGTTTGACTACGAGAAAACTGAGTTCAACAACCCTATGCTTCAGTGTGCTCGTAATATCACCAGGATGAAAGAGTTTGTGCGGACCTTTCTTACCATGGACCCAACAAAGTGAGTACTTCTGGTGAAAAAAGTgactggacacgtttgataattgtcaaagaccagtaatctcatttggtgtattccgttatatgcatacaataacaaacctgtgaaaataagggctaaattggtcattgaatttgtaagagaaaaatgaaagaaataacacccttgttgcctTTGTGTGCTTTAGaaggctgaagtcttttattatttgagtgagaagttacctcctTCTCataatctacgttacttcagagggagctgtttctcacaatgttttatacaatcaacagctctccatcaaGCAAttgtttttatgctatcaaGTTTGTTTCAATAATGACAAATGAATGAACATTGTTGTTGAGCCTGCCCTATTTCCTCTTCACTAGACCTTTCATGCTGTATGTTGGATTCAATGATCCTCATCGCTGCGGTAACCTAAAACTTGGTTTATTCTGTGAGCAATGGGGTAACGGACAACCCGGGCAGGGGGTCATTCCGGACTGGCACCCACTGAACTATAAACCAGAGGATGTGATTGTGCCACCCTACCTACCGGACACTCCTGCGACTCGCATTGATATTGCGGCACAGTACACATCAATCAGTCGAATGGACCAAGGTACCTTaatcttttcttctttttcttttcttcattttaaaactttttgtcaaggcctttCTTGCTCTACATTGGGTTCAAAGATTCGCACCGAGCCGATCCAACAGATATCCCAAAATACGGACAATTCGCAGAGCGTTTTGGCAATGGTGAGGCGGGTATGGGGGTGATAGAGGATTGGACTCCGTCAAAGTATAACCACTCTGATGTCGTTGTTCCGTGGTATTTACCGGATACCACGGCAACCAGGCAAGACATAAGTGCTCAGTACACTTCAATCAGCAGATTGGATGCAGGTATTTTTTGTTGAACTATCTCTAGTATTGGTTACTTAGCTAAAAAGAAAAAGGTTAcaggtcacaaattgtacattaatAGGACATGATGTTTTGGCTGGTCACCTTTTTCTAGTAAGCgttgttttgttgtgcttagctactttttgtgcttaagcttCTCTATATTGATTATTGGGCCATGGACTCAGCAAGACCCGCAATAAAAGCAAtaaaggcctgatacttcacggaggcaaagaTTTGGACTGCCTCCATGACACCTGGTCATtacctcggtgcccttgaaatgctacagtagaagtttacaatttcctcatatagtgccctttatcaaggagaagatgccttggtgctcttgccctttcaaaacaaagaaaacggGCCTGCTATAAATTCTCAAAACTATCTTTACTATTTTCTACCTTCTGGACCAAATGTCACTAGAGTGAGGCAATTCTACTCTAGTCATTGTCTCATATCACATTTTCTGTCATACACTTTTGTCCAAAGTACATAATTGTCTATTCATACTAGTTATCTATAAATTTCCTTTCTGCAACACAGGTGTTGGCATGCTTCTGAGTGAACTGAAATCCTTTGGCTACCTAAACGATACACTCATCATCTACACGGCCGACAATGGCATCCCCTTCCCCAACGCCAAGACCAATCTCTACGAAACGGGAATGGGTGAACCGATGCTGGTCTCCAACCCTTACAACAAGAACCGCTGGGGGCAGTACAGCGATGCGATGACTAGCACCACGGACATCGTGCCGACCGTCCTCGACTGGTTCGGGGTCAAGTTTCCAGATTACAGTCTCTTGCGTAATAAAGTCACCCTGACCGGTAAATCCATGTTACCGCTCACCCTGTCCGAGCCGGTAAAAGACTGGGATGTTGTGTTCTCAAGCCATGACTTCCACGAGATAACAATGTCGTACCCGATGCGCGTGATGCGAAACAAGCAATACCGCCTCATTCATAACATGAATTACCGCGCGCCGTACCCCATTGCTCAGGATCTTGCGTCATGCCCGACGTTTGTGGATATTCTAAATAACACAGCGGCCGGTAAACCAACAAAATGGTTCAAGACGTTGGATCAGTATTACTACCGCCCAGAATGGGAGTTGTACGACCTCTTGCACGATCCCAAAGAGACAATCAACCTGGCCGACCAGCAAGATCACAAAACGACGTTGGGTAAGATGCAGAAGGCTATATGTGACTGGCGACATCTTACAAATGATCCGTGGAGGTGTTTTCCCGACGGTGCGATCAATGGACCTAAATGTATTGATCTCCATAATGAACCACATAGTGAAAAGTACACCCAGGAGCAAAACCTTGACACCATCAATGAATAAACTTTCTTTCACTAAGAACTAGagcttttaaaacacaaaaaaagaaaacaccatgTACAAAACTTTCAAAGGCCATGGTTCAATTTAGCGCTTTGAAAAATCCTTGGGAGAACAGACTGGTCTGAATATAAAATAGCTGTGTATACCTCATGTAAAATAGTAAAAGTTTTTATATAGCCATAGAACCGGGCTATAAAGGCACAGTGCTTTAAGGTTCTTAATTGCAATGGAAGAGaggttaaaggtactggacactattggtaattacacaaaataaattttagcataaaaacatacttggtaacatgcaatggggagctgttgatagtattaaacattgtgagaaacggcttcctctgatagttgttgagaaagaggtaatttctcactcgtataataaaagactttagctgaagccttttattatgcatccaaaagcacacaaagtttcattcttctcttgcaattttgatgaccaattaagtcaaaattttcacaggtttgttaattgatGCATTTGttattgttgggatacaccaagtgaagagtactggtctttgacaattaccaatagtgtccagtgcatttaaaagaAACGGGTATAAATTTGAAAGCGATTCACACAAAAAAGTGTTGACAAAGAATAACAAGCGTTTCTAAACGATTTATAAACAGTTACTTTGTTTATCAATAAACTTGTGCACCAGAAggtccaaaatatgcaaaatcCAAATTCACGAAATCTGTACAACTTGCACTAACGACCTTATAGCCCTGAGCCCACAAATACAAATGTTGAAAATTAGTGTATTTTTATAAACTcggctagggtcaaaacgtcaggtcattaactttttttttttttttttttgcatttttgcatttttaccataggtcctttcggttggtaagcagtttgcaacagataattctattttctcatctaCTGTGAAGAGttacttttaaaatgtaaactataaaaacattgaaaagctTTGTTGGCTTAGATTTCTGTACTTTTACTAAATGCCTTTTTGAAATAGTTTGAAGAAATGTTCATCTTTTTGATGTAAATTAATCATGCTGGATTAACCAtgcatattttttatatatactcAAATAAAATCGAAATCTGTTTGGTTTTTACCTTTACATCgctgtgtgtaagcactgtatactcagtactttccacagatttgtgggaaataaaatcacaggcatataattctcgggtgggattcacacccaagacctttgcaattctggaGCAGTGCCATACATAGACCatccaccgagattgcccggtagctagatgCAGTTAGAACCCTATTTTTAGTAGCGGGTAACGCAACAATTAAATAGAATAATattaaagtcttatatagcgcacgtatctaccaaacaaggtactaaaATATTTGTACTATTAACTATTAAATTTAATAGATTGATCAGGGATAAAGACCATTATTTACTAATTGATGCAAACAGTGCACAGTGCACCGAGTCGTATTGATTATTATCCACCAGGAATTGAATATTACTGAATACACTGGGCTATTGTTGATGATgccaaattaattgttttttggttaaaacaaatattaaatgtgtttttatgttgaaaataaattgttttaaaagattCTATTTAGATTCTATTAAGTGGTTTGTAGAAGTTTTATATTCATATGCctatacaaaatttaaattaaaataaacaagtatATAAAAAGGTTGGCAGCATCAATTTACATGAACTGGTTGTACCTTTAAAGGATATAAACGACAACATAGAGTTCAAAGTGTTTGTTCTTAGAAATGGTTATTTGGTTGTCTCTAAATTATACACCGTAGTCGGCAAACCATCCCAATTGACACACCATCACACCCAACTGTCTAAAAGAGTACATTGAAGACTATTTCTGGTTTAGACGTGTGAGGAACACATTATGGAAAGACCAACAGGGTAcagggaatcgaaccggggtccacagagatgAAAAGCAAGAAAGAGAACTATCATACCTGGCTGTCCCGATGGCCACACAAGTAAAGGCCAAGACATTCATTAGGGAACATTACATTATTGGGTTTTGCTCACAAAACAGTTGATGGCAGTGTAATCCACCTTAAATCAATTTACAAAACTGGAAGTAtagagatcgatcggccatctgggtcacgagaaaatagtggaaaactgattacacattttgcatgacatcgatgcaaaaaccaaaatgaataaaacgctcattgagTGATAAACCCTAAACGCAAAATTAGAATATGTGTTTctcatcaaaaaaaaattagtatgacatttcagacagaaatatttcacgagatgttttctactatcttATCTATAAATGATagatatttcatcatcattagaccgtgtatgTTTTAtctaaatctgtgaacttcacgattttgtttcttaccaattctgtaacgttctttATAATAGAGCTTAACTGCGGATTAAATATAGGGTCAACCATCCAGAGCAACAGTACAACAAGTTCATGTCACATATTGCTGAAACAATGCAGGGCTTGGAAAGTCGAAAGGaatcatacataaaataaaaatgataattcTTTTACGTGTGGCGGCCTTAGCGCGCTGCTTGTATGCGTCAACGCGACATTCACGCACACTATTACGAACAAATAACCCTAAGTTATTTGCGTCATCAATGTTCCAAAAGAACACGGTACGCACCAATGAAAAAATAAACCGCGCGCAACAAAGCAACGCGCGCTTGCGCGCATTGAAAATTTAATTCAAACAGAAcaaacagaaaatgtatcatgcGTGGTTTTAAATGCGGATTGGACTTTAAACGTACAAATCGCCATGTTTGTAGGACTTTTGTTGACCAGTTTTTAAAACTCCGCTTCAccaat
Coding sequences within it:
- the LOC139943745 gene encoding cold shock domain-containing protein C2-like, which translates into the protein MAAEGTQVESGGDCEKRQGSLPMFLIPSPIITRRTRTESMTSLAAQGANKHGIIVDFSKSKGHGFIRPDVEGSTDNIFLHISDIDGDYVPQPGDKVIYKEHPLPPQNVQLQAVHVKIVQMDRHHDHPRWEDPEAHSQSH
- the LOC139943744 gene encoding N-sulphoglucosamine sulphohydrolase-like isoform X2, whose product is MKVFRFLLVLCSFLLETQALGATGKRNALVIIADDAGFETQVYNNSVCKTPNINQLAHSSVVIRHAYTSVSSCSPSRSAILTGLPQHQNGMFGLEHSPHHFRSYDDALTLPVILKPAGIKTGIIGKKHVAPATVFKFDYEKTEFNNPMLQCARNITRMKEFVRTFLTMDPTKPFMLYVGFNDPHRCGNLKLGLFCEQWGNGQPGQGVIPDWHPLNYKPEDVIVPPYLPDTPATRIDIAAQYTSISRMDQGVGMLLSELKSFGYLNDTLIIYTADNGIPFPNAKTNLYETGMGEPMLVSNPYNKNRWGQYSDAMTSTTDIVPTVLDWFGVKFPDYSLLRNKVTLTGKSMLPLTLSEPVKDWDVVFSSHDFHEITMSYPMRVMRNKQYRLIHNMNYRAPYPIAQDLASCPTFVDILNNTAAGKPTKWFKTLDQYYYRPEWELYDLLHDPKETINLADQQDHKTTLGKMQKAICDWRHLTNDPWRCFPDGAINGPKCIDLHNEPHSEKYTQEQNLDTINE
- the LOC139943744 gene encoding N-sulphoglucosamine sulphohydrolase-like isoform X1: MKVFRFLLVLCSFLLETQALGATGKRNALVIIADDAGFETQVYNNSVCKTPNINQLAHSSVVIRHAYTSVSSCSPSRSAILTGLPQHQNGMFGLEHSPHHFRSYDDALTLPVILKPAGIKTGIIGKKHVAPATVFKFDYEKTEFNNPMLQCARNITRMKEFVRTFLTMDPTKPFLLYIGFKDSHRADPTDIPKYGQFAERFGNGEAGMGVIEDWTPSKYNHSDVVVPWYLPDTTATRQDISAQYTSISRLDAGVGMLLSELKSFGYLNDTLIIYTADNGIPFPNAKTNLYETGMGEPMLVSNPYNKNRWGQYSDAMTSTTDIVPTVLDWFGVKFPDYSLLRNKVTLTGKSMLPLTLSEPVKDWDVVFSSHDFHEITMSYPMRVMRNKQYRLIHNMNYRAPYPIAQDLASCPTFVDILNNTAAGKPTKWFKTLDQYYYRPEWELYDLLHDPKETINLADQQDHKTTLGKMQKAICDWRHLTNDPWRCFPDGAINGPKCIDLHNEPHSEKYTQEQNLDTINE